GCCGACGAGACTCGGCAGCGGTGACGCGCTATCTGATGGCATCGCCCTGTGGTACGAAAAAAACTGTCTAAAGCGTTGGTCCCCGATTCTCAGTCATGATATGACGAAGCGGGACCGCCCGGTCCGTCCCGGCGTTCGTGCCAGTGCTCGCAGCGGTGCGCTCGACGAGCGAAGTACCAAAACAGTGATACTGGACGGCGTCTAGAGTAGCAGGTCACGGAGTATGTCGTCCGACGAGCCTGGCCCGGCAGACCCGCGCGAGCTGGTCGCCGACGTCCTCACGGCACCCGAGACGGGGCGCACGAAGCTCCCGGCGCTCCTCGGGCTGCTCGACGTCGGTGACCGACAGGTCCGGCTCGGTGCAGTGACGGGCCTCTGTGTCGTCGCCGACAGCCACCCGGGCACGGCGGACTATCTCGCTCGCCGGCTCCTCGACAGAACCGACGCCGACCAGAGTCTGGAGGTCAGCCTGGCGCTCGGCTATCTCGCGGCCCGGTTCCCGGACGCGGTCGACGCCGAACTCGACGCCTACAACGCGCTTTCCGACGCCGAACGCGACCTGGACGACCTGACGGCCGACCTCGGGAGCGCGACGCTCCACGAATCCTCGCTCGGTCTCGAGGTGGGGCGGACGATGGCGCTCGGTGACGCGTCCGGCCCCAGCCGGACCGACCGACACCCGGAGGTGGAGTTAGATGACGAGGCCGAAGCCGAAGACGAGGAACGCGAGGACGACGACGGCGGCGGGACGATACGCGGCCGACCGACCGGTGGCCCGCTCGCCGGCGAGGCCGACTGGCTGTCTATCGTCGAGTACGAGAGCCCGTTCGACCGGCTCTCCGTGCTGGCGCCGCGCGACCGGCGGCGCTACTGCGACGTCTACCGGACGCTCGGGACGGTCGACGGGAGCGACGTCGCCGTCGGGATTCGCCTGCTCGACACACCCGACCCCGACGGCGATGCTTTCCGGTCGGCCGTCGCGGAGCGGCTCGACGACTGGGCCGCCGTCGCCACGCTCGACAACGTGGTTTCGCTGTACGACTGGGGCCACGAACCGTATCTCTGGGCCACGACGGAATACACCGACGAGACCCTCGCCGACCGCGGCCGGTTCGCGCCGGCGGACGCCGCCTGGCACGCCGAGCGGCTGGCCCATGCCGTCTCGGCGCTCCACGAACGGGGCGTGGTCCACGCCGGTATCGACCCGGAGAACGTGGCCTACTACGGGAACGTCCTCGAGGCAGACGAGCGGCAACCGCCGCTGCTCGACAACGTCGGGTCGATTCAGGCCTACCGTCAGTTCACCGACCCGTCGACCTATCTGGATCCGCGATACGCCGCTCCCGAGTACTACGACCGCCGCTTTGGCCGCATCGACCACGCGACCGACCTCTATCACCTCGGTGCGGTCTGTTACCGGCTGTTCACCGGCGAACCGCCCTACGCCGGCGAGTTCGACACCGTCCGCGAGCGGGTGATACAGGACCGCCCACCGATGCCGAGCGAGGTGGCCGACGTGCCGACGGGGGTCGACGCACTCGTTGGCAAAGCGATGGGAAAACGGAAACTCGCCCGCTACGAGTCGGTAACTCATCTAACGCAAGAGATACGTAGGCTGAAAGAGAGTATCGAGGACGATGCAGGGTAATGTGGACGTCGAGCTCCAGTTCGTGGCGGGGGACCCAAACCTCACGTTCATCTTCTTCATCGCGCTGACGCTGCTCGCGACCTTAGGGCTCCGCTTCGGGTTCTACGCGTTCCGGAACCGACAGGCCAGCGACCTGGTCTCGGAACACCGGCTCTGGGATTTCCTCGGCGTGGTCGGCCTGCTCTCGGTGGTGTTCGCCGTGCTCGGCCTGCTCGAAATCGTCACCACCCTCACCTTCCCGTTCAAGCAGGCGCTCGTCCTCGCCCAGGTGCTTCTGCTCGCGGTGACGATGCGGGTCCTCTACCGCAGTGTCGTCCCGACGACCGGCGAGCCACACCGGTTCACCCGTCCACTGACGCGGGCGGCGTCGCTCGCCGTCCTCACTGTCTTCGTCGGGATGCTCCTCGTCGGTCGCCACCCGCTTCTGGTCGGCACGCTCGGTGTGAGCGCCCTCGCGTTCGCTGCCGCCGGGTTCTCCTTTGGCCGGCGCGGTGCCGCCGCCACCCGCGTCCAGGGGACGGTCGTGGACACGCTCCTCCGGCACCTCCTGCCGGTGCTGCTGTTCGCCGCGCTCGTCCCGGCCGTCGACCTCGCGACGCTGGTGGGGCTCGACCGCGCCATCGTCCTGCACGTCCAGGTCGTCTTCGTCATCATGACCGCGACGACGCTGATGACCGCGACCATCAAGCTCCGGCAGAACCTCGCGAGCCTCTGAGGTCCAGGGTAGCGACCCGCGGCGGCTGAGCATTTATCAGGCGTCCGACCCTTACGTCGCGTATGTCTGTCGAATTCGACTTCGACGGTGAAGTAGCGCTCGTGACCGGCGTCGGCGGCGCACTGGGGAGTGCGGCGGCCGGGGCGTTTCTCGAGGCCGGCGCGACGGTCTGTGGCGCCGACGTGGTCGAACCGGAGAGCGAGGACTTCCTGCTCGACGACCCCACGCGAATCGACTTCTACCAGGGCGACTTCACCGACGAGGCCGACGTCGAACGCGTCCTCGAGGAGGTCGTCGCGGAACACGGCCGTCTCGACTACCTGCTGAACATCGCCGGCACCTGGCGCGGCGGTGACCCGATTCACGAGACCGACGTCGACACGTTCGACTTCCTCTTCGACGTCAACCTCAAGACGATGTTCCTGGCGTCGAAACACGCGCTGCCACACCTCCGCGAGACGGAGGGTGCAATCGTCTCCGTCTCGGCTCGCTCGTCGCTGGAGGGCGGAGCGGGCGACGGCATCTACCGGGCGACGAAGGCCGGCGTCCGCCTGCTCACCGAGACCATCGCCGAGGAGAACCTCGGGACCGTGCGAGCGAATGCGGTGATGCCGAGCGTCATCGACACGCCGATGAACCGCGAGATGATGCCCGACTCGGACCACTCGAAGTGGGTCGACCCGGCCGACATCGGCGCGACGATGCTGCTGCTGTGTTCCGACGCCTCGTCGGTCACCAGTGGGGCGGCAGTGCCGGTGTACGGCGAGGCCTGAGTCGTCGCTTCGCGGCCAGTTCGTGTGGCGCTGGTCCCGGCGCGTCTCGCCGGGAAATCGACGTGGTTTTATTCCGATGTGAGAGACTCGGCGGGCAAGAGCATGTCAGACCGAGAGACGTGGGCGACGCGACTCGGGTTCGTCGTCGCTGCCATCGGGAGCGCAGTCGGTCTCGGGAACCTCTGGCAGTTCCCCTTCAAGACCGCGACCAACGGCGGGGCGGCTTTCGTCGTGTTCTACCTGGCGGCCGTCGTCGTCGTCGGGTTCCCGGCGATGCTGGCGGAGTTCGTCGTCGGGCGCCGGACCAACGTCAACGCCGTCGACGCGTTCGGCGAACTCGGCCACCGTCAGTGGCGGGTCGTCGGCGGCCTCGCGGTCTTCACCGGGTTCTGGATCCTATCGTACTACAACGTCGTCGGCGGGTGGGTCATCCGCTACATCGTCGGGAGCGCGACGGGTGCGTACTTCGCCGACCCCGCCGCGTACTTCGGGGCCGTCTCCGCCGGCCCCGAGGCCGTTCTGGCCCAGGCGGTCTTCCTCGCTATCGTCGTCGGCATCGTGGCGCTGGGCATCGAGGACGGCATCGAGAAGGCGACGAAGGTGATGGTCCCCAGCATCGTCGTGCTGATGGTGGCCCTGGCCGCCTGGGTCGCCACGCTGCCGGGGGCCGCCGAGGGGTACGCCTTCTTCCTCTCGCCGGACATCGACGCCATGGTCGCGAACGCCGGGACCATCATCCCCTTCGCCGTCGGACAGGCCTTCTTCACGCTCTCGCTGGGGATGGCCATCATGATAACCTACTCCTCGTACGTCGGCAGCGACGACAACCTCGTCCTCGACGGCGGCGTGGTCGTCGTCACGAACACGCTCATCGGCGTGCTCGCCGGCCTCGTCGTCTTCCCCATCCTCCTGACCATCGGCGCCGAGATAACCACCGAAAGCGGCGGCGCGGGGGCGCTGTTCGTCGCGACGGCGGCCGGCTTCAGCTCGGTCCCCTTCGGTCGCGTGTTCGGCGTCGTCTTCTTCGGCGTCGTCCTCATCGCCGCGCTCTCCTCGGCAATCAGCCTGCTCGAAGTGTCTGTCGCCTACGCCAACGACAACTACGGCCTCTCGAGACCTGTCCTCGCGGCCATCGTCGGCGTCGGCCTGTTCCTGCTCGGCCTGCCCTCGGCGTGGGACACCGGGTGGCTGACCTGGTTCGACCGGTTCGCCTATCAGGTGTTCCTGCCCGTGTCGGTGCTCGCACTGGTCGCCTTCGTCGGCTGGGTCATCGGCGCCGACGCCATCGACGAGCTCCGGCAGGGGACCGGCGGTCTCGGCGCCGTGGGGCCGCTGTGGCTCTGGACGCTCCGCCTGATCGTCATCGTCGCCATCCTCGGCACGCTCGCACTGGGGCTCAACGAGATGTTCCTCGTCGAGGGGGCCGACTTCTTCCAGCCGTTCTGACTGTTCTGCCCCGCTCTCGACACGTTTTTATCGGGCTACGAGGACCCTGAGACGATGACGAGAGCCACCTGGCGGACCCGACTCGGGTTCGTGCTCGCCGCCGTTGGCAGCGCCGTCGGCCTCGGGAACATCTGGCGGTTCCCGTGGCTGACCGCCACCAACGGCGGGGCGGCCTTCCTCCTGTTGTACGTCCTCGTAATCGTGCTCGTCGGCGTCCCCGGACTGCTCGGCGAGATGGTCATCGGCCGGCGCTCTCGCCGGAACCCGGTCGGCGCGTTCGGCGCGCTCGGCGGTCCGCGCTGGCGCGCCCTCGGTGGTATCGCACTGGTCGCGTCCGTGGTCATCTTCTCCTTTTATTCGGTCGTCGGCGGCTGGATTCTCCGCTACACGGTCGCCAGCGCGACCGGTGCGTACTTCGGGGCGCCACAGTCGTTCTTCGCCGCCATCGACTTCGGCCTCGGTGCGGCCGGCTACCACGTCCTGTTCCTTTTGGCGACGGTGGCCGTCGTCTACGCGGGCGTCGACCGCGGCATCGAACTGGCGACGATGGTGATGGTCCCCGGTATCGTCGCCCTCTTCGGCGCGCTGGCCCTGTGGGCCGCGACGCTACCCGGGAGCGCCGGTGGCTACGCGTTCTTCCTCTCGCTGGATGTCGCGTACCTCCGGGCCAACTTCCTCGACGTCCTCGTCGCGGCGGCGGGCCAGGCGCTCTTTACCCTCTCGGTCGGGGCCGGTGCGATGCTCACCTACGCCTCCTATATCGACGAGGACCGCTCGCTGGCGGCCGACGGCACCGTCATCGCGGTGCTGAACACGGGCATCGGCGTCCTCGCCGGCCTGGTCATCTTCCCGCTGCTGTTCTCGCTGGGCGTCTCGCCCGGCGAGGGCGGCCCGGGCGCGCTGTTCGTCAGCCTCGCCGGCGCGTTCGCCGACCTGCCGTACAGCCGGCTGGTCGGCGTCGTCTTCTTCGGCGTCGTCCTGCTGGCGGCGCTGTCCTCGGCCATCAGCATCCTTGAGGTGCTCGTGGCCTACCTCGTCGACGAACACGACGTCACCCGCCCGCAGGCCACCCTCGGCGTCGGCGGGCTGCTCCTCGTCACGGGGAGCGCCGCCGCGCTGTCGCCGTCGCTGTTCTCCCTGCTCGCGGACACCATCGCCAACCTCGCACTGACAGCCGGCCTCCTCGGCTTCCTGCTGTTCGACGGGTGGGTGCTCGGCCGCGCAGCGCTCGACGAGTACTCGAAGGGCGCCGGCCCCCTCGCCCGGATGGCAGGGTTGCCGTGGTACTACGCGGTCGCCGTCGTCCTCCCGCTCTTTCTCGCGTTCACGCTCGTCTCCGGACTCGGGAGTGTCGTCGGTGTCTCACTCGGCGCCACACAGGCGGCGGCCATCGCCGTCGTCGGCGTGGTCGGCGTCATCGCCGTCCTCCGGAGTCGCGCCGAGCCCACGGCCTGACGTCGTCGGGCTGGATGGAAACCGGGAAAGCCGTTCGGCCCTTCCTCGCGGACGATGCACCAGGGCACCATCGATCTCGACCCGCTCGCGGGCGGGTTCGACCTCCAGTCGACCGTCGAGAGCGGGCAGTCGTACCTCTGGGACCGCGAGGACGGCCGGATGTACGACGCGGACGGCGGGACGGGCAGCGACGCCTGGTACTGGACGACCGCCCGCGTCGACGGCGACCCGGTCGTCGTCCGCGTCCGGCAGACCGACGGCTCCCTCGAGTGGGAGTCTACCGTCGACGCCGAGCACCACCTCCGGACGCGCCTGGGCCTCGACGACGACCTGCCGGCGATTCGCGAGACCGCCCCGCCTGACGCCGTCGTCGACGCGGCCTACGACGCCTACTGGGGCATGCGTATCGTGCGCGACCCGGTGTTCCCCTCGCTCGTCTCGTTCATCTGCTCGGCCCAGATGCGCGTCGGCCGCATCCATGGGATGCAGCAGGCGCTCCGCCGCGAGTTCGGCGACCCCGTCGAGTTCGACGGCCGGCAGTACCGCGCCTATCCGACGCCCGCGGCGCTCGCGACCGCCAGCGAGGCCGACCTCCGGGACCTGAACCTCGGCTACCGCGCGCCCTACGTCAAGCGCTCGGCGGCGATGGTCGCCGAGGGCGAGGCCGACCCCGCCGCCGTCGCCGGACTCGACTACGAGGCCGCCCGCGAGTCGCTGACCGAGTTCGTCGGCGTCGGCGACAAGGTCGCGGACTGCGTCCTGCTGTTCTCGCTTGGCTACCTCGAGGCGGTGCCGCTGGACACCTGGATTCGCACCACCATCGAGGAGTACTACCCGGAGTGCGACCGCGGCAACTACACGGAGACGTCCCGGGCCATCCGCGAGACGCTCGGTGGCGAATACGCTGGCTACACCCAGACATACCTCTTTCACTACCTCCGCTCCGGCGGCGAGGACCACTAGGACCTAACTTCACGCCTCCGTTACAGCGACCCATGACACGCACGCGAGCACACGTCTTCGTCTCCGGACGGGTCCAGGGCGTCTACTACCGGGCGACGACGCGGGAGACGGCCCGGGAGCGAGGCGTCGACGGCTGGGTGAAGAATCTCGACGACGGGCGGGTCGAGGCGGTCTTCGAGGGCGAGGAAGCCGCCGTCGAGGCGATGGTCGAGTTCTGTCACGAGGGAAGCGAGCGCGCCGAGGTGACCGACGTCGACGTGACTTACCGAGACCCCGAGGGGCTCGACGGGTTCGAGGTCCGCTGGTAGTCATTCCCTCGCTGCCCCCTATCGTTAGGAGGGTGGCCGGCGAACCCCCGCGCATGCTTACTGGCTCAGCGATGGGCGTCGTCGACGAGAACGCGGCGGCGCTCGGTGTCCCTCGCAAGCAGCTGATGGAGTCCTCGGGAAACGCTGTCGCACGGGCGGTCCGGGACCTCGCAACCCCCGGGGACGCGGTGACCATCGTCGCCGGCCGGGGGAACAACGGTGGCGACGCGCTCGTCGCGGCCCGCTTTCTGGACGACTACGACCTCCGGATTCTCCTGCTCGGCCGCCCCGAGACCATCACGACCGACATCTCCCGGGAGAACTGGGACGCTCTCCAGCGCGCCGAGTACCCCACCGAGCAGGTCCGCGACGCGTCTGCGTTCGACCTCGGGGCCCCCGACGTCGTCGTCGACGCGATGCTCGGAACCGGTATCAGCGGCGCGCTCCGGGAACCCGCCGCCACGGCTGCGGACGCGATGAACGACAGCGACGCGGCGGTCCTCTCGGTGGACGTGCCCTCGGGACTCGACGCCGAGGACGGCACGCTGGCCACGAACGCGGTTGAGGCCGACCACGTCGTCACGTTCCACGAGACCAAGCCCGGCCTGCCCGCGCTCGACGCCCCCGTGACCGTCGCGGACATCGGCATCCCCGCCAACGCCGAGCTGTTCGTCGAGCGCGGCGACCTCCAGCGACTCGCGCGCGACCCGGCCAGCCACAAGGGCGACAACGGCGAGGTGCTGGTTGTCGGCGGCGGGCCCTACACCGGCGCACCGGCGCTCTCGGCCCAGGCCGCGCTCCGGGCCGGTGCCGACCTGGTCCGGGTCGCCTGCCCGTCGGCCGTCGCGCGCGAGCTCCAGGGGTACAGCGAGAACCTCATCGTCCGCCCGTACGACGGCGACCGGCTCGAACCCGGCCACGTCGACCGGCTCCTCGACCTCGCCGCCGGCCACGACACGGTGGTCCTCGGGCCAGGCCTCGGCGACGACGGGGCGACGATGGACGCCGTCGCCGACCTCCTCGGACGGTTCGACGGGACCGCCGTCGTCGACGCTGACGCCCTCTCGGTCGTGCCGGACGTCGACACCGACGCGACGCTCGTCTGTACGCCCCACCAGGGCGAGCTCCGGGGGATGGGCGGCGAGACGAGCGACGACTGGCGCGAGCGGGCCGACCTCGTCGCCTCGTTCGCCGCCGACCTCGGCCAGACGCTGCTGGTGAAAGGTCCCTACGACGTGATTTCGGACGGCGAGGTGACCCGCGTCGGTCGGACGGGCAACGCCGGGATGACCGTCGGCGGGACCGGTGACGTCCTCGCGGGCGTCACGGGTGCGCTCGCGTGCACGCACGAACCACGTACCGCGGCCGCTATCGCGGCGTACGCCACCGGCAGCGCCGGCGACCTCGTGGTCGAGGCGCGCGGGTTCGGGCTCGTAGCCACTGACCTACTCGATTCGATTCCGACCGTGCTCTGGGGCGCGTAGTCAGGCCGACGCGCTCGCGAGGTCCCCGGCCTTCGCGCGCGAGCGCTCGACGATAGCCGGTCGGGCCTCGAACTCGATGACCACCTGGTCGCCGTAGTCGACGGCCTCGACGTGGGCGTGGTCGTGAATCCACGAGACGAGGCTCATGGTGTCGTCGGTCATCGGCAGAACGAGCCGTTCGCGCTCGTAGTCCGGAAGCTCCCGGTCGATGCGGTCCGCGAGCGCGTCGACGTTCAGACCCACCTGGGCGCTCACGGCCACCGGGTTCGGGGCCAGCGCGGAGAGGGCCTCCTTCTTCCGGCGGACCTCCTCGTCGTCGACCTTGTCGGTCTTGTTCAGGACGGTGACGATGGGCGCCTCGTTGCGTTCGTACAGCGTGTCGTGGCTCGTCACCAGCTTCTCGCGGATCTCCTCGACGGACTCCGAGACGTCCACCACGAGGAGGACGAGGTCCGCACGGTACACCGAATCGAGCGTGGATTTGAACGACTCGACGAGCCAGTGGGGGAGGTCCTGGATGAACCCGACGGTGTCGGTGACCAGCACCTCTCGTTTCCCGACCTCGGCGCGTCTGGTCGTCGTCCCGAGCGTCGTGAACAGCCGGTCCTCGCTCTCGGCGGTGGTGTCGAGGTCGGGGTGGAGGTCCTCGTTCTCGTCGACGTCGAGGTCCGTCGCGAGCTGCCGAAGCAGCGTCGACTTCCCAGCGTTGGTGTAGCCGGCCAGCGCGACGAGGTCGAATCCCGACTCGCGGCGCTGTTCGCGGCGGTGTTGCTCCGTGTTCTCGATGGACTCGAGCTCGTCCCGGATGTTCGATATCTGCTTCTTGATGTCCTCTTCGCGGCTCTCGTCGTACTCGCCGAGTCCCATGAACCCCGGGCGCTCGTCGCGCTTGGCGAGACTCGCCTTCGCCTCGGCGCGCGGGAGCTCGTAGCGCAGCTCCGCGAGCTCCACCTGGAGCTGGGCTTTCCGCGTGTGTGCGCGCTGTCCGAATATCTCGAGGATGAGCCGGAAGCGGTCGATGACGCGGACGCCGTTGGCCAGCTCGTTCCCGATGTTGTACGTCTGGTACGGGCCCAGCTGGTTGTCGAAGATGACGACCGTCGCCTCCTCGCGGGCGACCGCGTTCGCGAGGCGCGTGACCTTCCCCTCCCCGATGTGGTAGGCCGGGTCCTCCGTTCGGGTCTGGGTTATCTCGGCGACGACGTCGTAGCCCGCCGCGTGGGCGAGGTCCCGTATCTCCTCGGTGTCTGCCGTCCCACTGTCGACTCGCTTCGCGATCACCGCCCGTTCCGTGGTGTGTGTCGCCGTCACTCGACCGGAACTACGTCGTCCGTTTATTTAATCTGCAGGGTGCCCCCGGTCGCGACCACGGTTCGACGGCCCCCACCAGACGTTTGGTCGCCGAGCGAGTAGCCGCCGTATGGACTCGGCGCCCCAGTACTGTCGACGGTGTGGGGAGCAGCTCGTGACCGGACTGATCGCCTCGTCCCGTCGGCACTGCTGTCTCAACGCCACCCCCATCGTCGGGGCCTGTCCGGAGCACGGTCCTGTCGGACCGCACGACGCCGTCAGTGATGACTGCCACGCCGACGGCCACGACAGCAGCCGCTAGTCAGCCCCGCGTCCCGACGCACGCAGTCGCCGGTGCTGCTGCCGTGATGCTTACGGTCGGTTTCACCCACACCCATCGGGGCGCTTGTGCCTGGGAAATTCAATACTCGTCGCGAGGCGCTCCTCTCACCCTCCGCCCCTCCATCACCGTCCGGTCTTCCGAATCGATGCCGGAACGTCACGGCTTGGGCTACCAGAGTATGGTACTATGTGGCAAGATAATACTATAAACCCTCGTCCGCTATGCTGTTGTACCCATGAGAAAGCAGGAACTCATCCACCTTCACAGCCTGCTCGCACAGGTACAGAACCACTACGAAGCAGACACAGGGTCCGACGTAGACCAGGACGAGTATCGGACACTCGGTGTCAAGCCGACCTCGATCCACAAATCGAAGACCGACCACAAGGACGCCGTCTTCGCCCTCGCCGGTGGACTGACCGACGACATGATGCAGCGTAGCGACGAACCGCTCACGCTCACCGCCGACTAAGCCGTTCTGCGACAGTCTCAGTGACCCCTGCCGACCAGCCACCGGCTCGGCCAGTACAGGGCGTTTGGCCCCTGCCGGAGGTGCTTGCCACTACGTTTAAATACACCCTTGCTGAACCCCAGGGTAGTTAGATGCCCAAAGTAGAACTCTCCGTTCCGGAGCACCTCGAGATGCAGATTTCCCAACTAGTCGACCAGGGCGAGTTTCTCAACCGCGAGGACGCCTTCGAGAACCTCCTCTCGACCGGCCTCAAGGCCTACAAGGTCAGTGGCCCGAGCGAGGAATCCGAGGAGCCGGGCTTCGGTGACGACCCGCTCGACGACGACGGCATGATGGGTCACGACGACGAGTACGTCTTCTGAGCGGCCCCGGCGTGTGGTACGCGGTACCTCAACTCTCAGTCAATTTATACGGCGTGAGAACGAAGATTACCCGTGAGCGAAGATACAGGGCGACGGAATCTCCGTATGCCTACAAACGACGAGCTGTTCGCAGTCGTAACAGAACACCTGGGCGGGAACCACGTCCGAATCCGCTGTGAGGACGGCGAGACGCGTCTCGGCCGTATCCCCGGTCGGATGAAGTTCCGCACCTGGATTAACGAGGACGACATCGTCCTCGCAGAACCCTGGGACTGGCAGGACGAGAAAGCCAACATCGAGTGGCGCTACACCGGCCAGGACGCCGACCAGCTCCGTGCAGAGGGTCACGTCGACTCCCTGACTGCCTGATTTTCATATTTGTAGCCCGTCTCGACACACTCGAGCAGTAGCACCTGCGCTGTCCCGATAACGCCGGGCGCCAGCCCACATGCTAGCGTCTGTGTCGACTGCCGTCTCTCCAGTGTCGCGTGTGCGCGACCACAGGCCGTCGGAACACGCACCACTGGCACTCCGGCGTCGGGAGAACGACGTAGTTCTCCGTACTGCTCAGTTCTCTCGGGGCTGCTACTGTCTCTCTGTAGGCCACGTTCTGGACGGGCCGAAAACCGTGTGTCTGTGTATCAATCAGTATAGTTACTATTACTGCTACTGTTCGGCTGCAGTCCTGCGGTTCGGTGTGTGACGAACCCACGTCACATGTGCGCCGTGTGGGGCCTGCACAGGGTGCCTCTGAGACGAGTCATTTATATATACCCCTCTCCTCGGAAGAAATGCGAAGGTCGCACGGGGGAGCGCCCCCCGGCGATACGGTCCGACGCGTCTTCGACGCCCGGGCTGTTCGCAGAGAGCACGTCGACGTCGCCTTCGGGTGACCCAGACTCTCTCGACCGATGAGGATTCCACCCCTGCGGTCCGCCGTCAAGATGGAATCTGATGTGAGCCCACGGACCCATACAGCAGTTAACATCGATACTGGAAATCGATGTGTTACGCTTCCGACGGAGTGATACCACACTCAGATGTTGCACCACGCAACACCCGCCGCTGACTCAGTCAGCACATTCCGGTTGATCCTGCCGGAGGCCATTGCTATCGGAGTCCGATTTAGCCATGCTAGTCGCGCGGGTTAGACCCGCGGCGTATAGCTCAGTAACACGTGGCCAAACTACCCTACAGACCGCGATAACCTCGGGAAACTGAGGCCAATAGCGGATACAGCTCTCACGCTGGAGTGCCGAGAGCTGGAAACGTTCCGGCGCTGTAGGATGTGGCTGCGGCCGATTAGGTAGATGGCGGGGTAACGGCCCACCATGCCCATAATCGGTACAGGTTGTGACAGCAAGAGCCTGGAGACGGTATCTGAGACAAGATACCGGGCCCTACGGGGCGCAGCAGGCGCGAAACCTTTACACTGCACGACAGTGCGATAGGGGGACTCCGAGTGCGAGGGCATATAGTCCTCGCTTTTCTGAACCGTAAGGTGGTTCAGGAACAAGGACTGGGCAAGACCGGTGCCAGCCGCCGCGGTAATACCGGCAGTCCAAGTGATGGCCGATATTATTGG
This DNA window, taken from Haloarcula ordinaria, encodes the following:
- a CDS encoding sodium-dependent transporter, whose amino-acid sequence is MSDRETWATRLGFVVAAIGSAVGLGNLWQFPFKTATNGGAAFVVFYLAAVVVVGFPAMLAEFVVGRRTNVNAVDAFGELGHRQWRVVGGLAVFTGFWILSYYNVVGGWVIRYIVGSATGAYFADPAAYFGAVSAGPEAVLAQAVFLAIVVGIVALGIEDGIEKATKVMVPSIVVLMVALAAWVATLPGAAEGYAFFLSPDIDAMVANAGTIIPFAVGQAFFTLSLGMAIMITYSSYVGSDDNLVLDGGVVVVTNTLIGVLAGLVVFPILLTIGAEITTESGGAGALFVATAAGFSSVPFGRVFGVVFFGVVLIAALSSAISLLEVSVAYANDNYGLSRPVLAAIVGVGLFLLGLPSAWDTGWLTWFDRFAYQVFLPVSVLALVAFVGWVIGADAIDELRQGTGGLGAVGPLWLWTLRLIVIVAILGTLALGLNEMFLVEGADFFQPF
- a CDS encoding DNA-3-methyladenine glycosylase family protein, translated to MHQGTIDLDPLAGGFDLQSTVESGQSYLWDREDGRMYDADGGTGSDAWYWTTARVDGDPVVVRVRQTDGSLEWESTVDAEHHLRTRLGLDDDLPAIRETAPPDAVVDAAYDAYWGMRIVRDPVFPSLVSFICSAQMRVGRIHGMQQALRREFGDPVEFDGRQYRAYPTPAALATASEADLRDLNLGYRAPYVKRSAAMVAEGEADPAAVAGLDYEAARESLTEFVGVGDKVADCVLLFSLGYLEAVPLDTWIRTTIEEYYPECDRGNYTETSRAIRETLGGEYAGYTQTYLFHYLRSGGEDH
- a CDS encoding SDR family oxidoreductase; amino-acid sequence: MSVEFDFDGEVALVTGVGGALGSAAAGAFLEAGATVCGADVVEPESEDFLLDDPTRIDFYQGDFTDEADVERVLEEVVAEHGRLDYLLNIAGTWRGGDPIHETDVDTFDFLFDVNLKTMFLASKHALPHLRETEGAIVSVSARSSLEGGAGDGIYRATKAGVRLLTETIAEENLGTVRANAVMPSVIDTPMNREMMPDSDHSKWVDPADIGATMLLLCSDASSVTSGAAVPVYGEA
- a CDS encoding protein kinase domain-containing protein, producing the protein MSSDEPGPADPRELVADVLTAPETGRTKLPALLGLLDVGDRQVRLGAVTGLCVVADSHPGTADYLARRLLDRTDADQSLEVSLALGYLAARFPDAVDAELDAYNALSDAERDLDDLTADLGSATLHESSLGLEVGRTMALGDASGPSRTDRHPEVELDDEAEAEDEEREDDDGGGTIRGRPTGGPLAGEADWLSIVEYESPFDRLSVLAPRDRRRYCDVYRTLGTVDGSDVAVGIRLLDTPDPDGDAFRSAVAERLDDWAAVATLDNVVSLYDWGHEPYLWATTEYTDETLADRGRFAPADAAWHAERLAHAVSALHERGVVHAGIDPENVAYYGNVLEADERQPPLLDNVGSIQAYRQFTDPSTYLDPRYAAPEYYDRRFGRIDHATDLYHLGAVCYRLFTGEPPYAGEFDTVRERVIQDRPPMPSEVADVPTGVDALVGKAMGKRKLARYESVTHLTQEIRRLKESIEDDAG
- a CDS encoding sodium-dependent transporter, which translates into the protein MTRATWRTRLGFVLAAVGSAVGLGNIWRFPWLTATNGGAAFLLLYVLVIVLVGVPGLLGEMVIGRRSRRNPVGAFGALGGPRWRALGGIALVASVVIFSFYSVVGGWILRYTVASATGAYFGAPQSFFAAIDFGLGAAGYHVLFLLATVAVVYAGVDRGIELATMVMVPGIVALFGALALWAATLPGSAGGYAFFLSLDVAYLRANFLDVLVAAAGQALFTLSVGAGAMLTYASYIDEDRSLAADGTVIAVLNTGIGVLAGLVIFPLLFSLGVSPGEGGPGALFVSLAGAFADLPYSRLVGVVFFGVVLLAALSSAISILEVLVAYLVDEHDVTRPQATLGVGGLLLVTGSAAALSPSLFSLLADTIANLALTAGLLGFLLFDGWVLGRAALDEYSKGAGPLARMAGLPWYYAVAVVLPLFLAFTLVSGLGSVVGVSLGATQAAAIAVVGVVGVIAVLRSRAEPTA
- a CDS encoding NAD(P)H-hydrate dehydratase — encoded protein: MLTGSAMGVVDENAAALGVPRKQLMESSGNAVARAVRDLATPGDAVTIVAGRGNNGGDALVAARFLDDYDLRILLLGRPETITTDISRENWDALQRAEYPTEQVRDASAFDLGAPDVVVDAMLGTGISGALREPAATAADAMNDSDAAVLSVDVPSGLDAEDGTLATNAVEADHVVTFHETKPGLPALDAPVTVADIGIPANAELFVERGDLQRLARDPASHKGDNGEVLVVGGGPYTGAPALSAQAALRAGADLVRVACPSAVARELQGYSENLIVRPYDGDRLEPGHVDRLLDLAAGHDTVVLGPGLGDDGATMDAVADLLGRFDGTAVVDADALSVVPDVDTDATLVCTPHQGELRGMGGETSDDWRERADLVASFAADLGQTLLVKGPYDVISDGEVTRVGRTGNAGMTVGGTGDVLAGVTGALACTHEPRTAAAIAAYATGSAGDLVVEARGFGLVATDLLDSIPTVLWGA
- a CDS encoding acylphosphatase, whose amino-acid sequence is MTRTRAHVFVSGRVQGVYYRATTRETARERGVDGWVKNLDDGRVEAVFEGEEAAVEAMVEFCHEGSERAEVTDVDVTYRDPEGLDGFEVRW